One window from the genome of Faecalibacterium sp. HTF-F encodes:
- the ilvC gene encoding ketol-acid reductoisomerase: protein MAIKKYYDSDCNLGVLDGKTVAVIGFGSQGHAHSENLAESGVNVVVGLRKGSAHWEKASEFAATHENFKVMEVEEAAKAGDVVMMLVPDELCADIYNKQVAPYMTEGKALAFAHGFNIHFKTIAAPKNVDVIMIAPKGPGHIVRRLYTEGEGCPSLICVEQDYTGKAKDIALAYASGIGAGRAGILQTTFKEETETDLFGEQAVLCGGVSELIHAGFDTLVEAGYEPEMAYFETCHEMKLIVDLINEGGFSKMRYSISNTAEYGDYRTGKRLITAETRKEMKKVLTEIQDGTFASEFLTEMSPNGGRKVHFLAKRRMEAELPIEKVGAELRGMMSWLKK from the coding sequence ATCAAGAAATACTACGATTCCGACTGCAACCTCGGCGTGCTGGACGGCAAGACCGTCGCTGTCATCGGCTTCGGCAGCCAGGGCCACGCCCATTCCGAGAACCTGGCCGAGAGCGGCGTGAACGTCGTCGTCGGCCTGCGCAAGGGCTCTGCTCACTGGGAGAAGGCTTCTGAGTTCGCAGCAACTCACGAGAACTTCAAGGTCATGGAAGTGGAAGAAGCTGCCAAGGCCGGCGACGTTGTTATGATGCTGGTGCCCGACGAGCTGTGCGCCGACATCTACAACAAGCAGGTGGCTCCCTACATGACCGAGGGCAAGGCACTGGCCTTTGCACACGGCTTCAACATCCACTTCAAGACCATCGCTGCTCCCAAGAATGTGGACGTTATCATGATCGCTCCCAAGGGCCCCGGCCACATTGTCCGCCGCCTGTACACCGAGGGTGAGGGCTGCCCCTCTCTGATCTGCGTGGAGCAGGACTACACCGGCAAGGCTAAGGATATCGCTCTGGCATACGCTTCCGGCATCGGCGCAGGCCGTGCAGGCATCCTGCAGACCACCTTCAAGGAGGAGACCGAGACCGACCTGTTCGGCGAGCAGGCAGTGCTGTGCGGCGGTGTTTCCGAGCTGATCCACGCCGGTTTCGATACGCTGGTGGAAGCTGGCTACGAGCCCGAGATGGCATACTTTGAGACCTGCCACGAGATGAAGCTGATCGTTGACCTGATCAACGAGGGCGGCTTCTCCAAGATGCGTTACTCCATCTCCAACACCGCTGAGTACGGCGATTACCGCACCGGCAAGCGCCTGATCACCGCCGAGACCCGCAAGGAGATGAAGAAGGTCCTGACCGAGATTCAGGACGGCACCTTCGCTTCCGAGTTCCTGACCGAGATGAGCCCCAACGGCGGCCGCAAGGTGCACTTCCTGGCAAAGCGCCGCATGGAAGCAGAGCTGCCCATCGAGAAGGTCGGCGCAGAGCTGCGCGGCATGATGAGCTGGCTGAAGAAGTAA
- the ilvD gene encoding dihydroxy-acid dehydratase: MRSDNVTKGSERAPNRSLFYALGYTKEELERPLIGVVSAYSEIVPGHMNLDKIADAVKAGVEMAGGTPILIPAIGVCDGIAMGHVGMKYSLASRELICDSVETMLMAHQLDGLVLVPNCDKIVPGMVMAAVRMDVPAVVCSGGPMLAGTYGGEEVSLSKMFEAVGAYKAGMITEDQLEDCTCNCCPSCGSCSGMYTANSMNCLCEAIGIALPGNGTIPAVYSKRLQLAKHAGMAIMDMVKKGITARQIINERSIRNALTCDMALGCSTNTVLHLLAIAYEAGVPIDLKLFNEISAKTPNLCHLAPAGPTHMPDLYAAGGIPAVQAELAKKGLLDLDVPTVTGKTLGENIKGAHILNDKAIRPIDNPYSQTGGLQILWGNIAPDGCVVKRSAVAPEMQQHSGPARVFNSEDEAIAAIYAGKIVPGDVVVIRYEGPKGGPGMREMLNPTSALAGMKLDKTVALITDGRFSGASRGAAIGHVSPEAASGGPIGLIEEGDTINIDIPNASITLEVSDEVLAQRKAKYVAPEPNIKTGWLSRYARMVTSANLGAVLK, encoded by the coding sequence ATGAGAAGCGACAATGTGACCAAGGGCTCGGAGCGCGCTCCGAACCGAAGCCTGTTCTACGCACTGGGCTATACCAAGGAAGAGCTGGAGCGCCCGCTGATCGGCGTGGTGAGCGCCTACAGCGAGATCGTGCCCGGCCATATGAATCTGGACAAGATCGCCGATGCCGTAAAGGCCGGTGTTGAGATGGCAGGCGGCACCCCTATCCTGATCCCTGCCATCGGCGTGTGCGACGGCATCGCCATGGGCCATGTGGGCATGAAGTACTCGCTGGCTTCCCGCGAGCTGATCTGCGACAGCGTGGAGACCATGCTCATGGCCCACCAGCTGGACGGTCTGGTGCTGGTGCCCAACTGCGATAAGATCGTGCCCGGCATGGTGATGGCAGCGGTGCGCATGGATGTGCCCGCTGTGGTCTGCTCCGGCGGCCCCATGCTGGCCGGTACCTACGGCGGCGAAGAGGTCAGCCTTTCCAAGATGTTCGAGGCTGTGGGTGCCTACAAGGCCGGTATGATCACCGAGGATCAGCTGGAAGACTGCACCTGCAACTGCTGCCCCAGCTGCGGCAGCTGCTCCGGCATGTACACCGCCAACAGCATGAACTGCCTGTGCGAGGCCATCGGCATCGCACTGCCCGGCAACGGCACCATTCCTGCCGTCTACTCCAAGCGTCTGCAGCTGGCAAAGCACGCTGGTATGGCCATTATGGATATGGTCAAGAAGGGCATCACCGCACGCCAGATCATCAACGAGCGCTCCATTCGCAACGCTCTGACCTGTGATATGGCGCTGGGCTGCTCCACCAACACGGTGCTGCACCTGCTGGCCATCGCCTATGAGGCTGGTGTGCCCATCGACCTGAAGCTGTTCAATGAGATCAGCGCCAAGACCCCCAACCTGTGCCATCTGGCACCGGCCGGCCCCACCCACATGCCGGATTTGTACGCCGCAGGTGGCATTCCTGCCGTGCAGGCAGAGCTGGCCAAGAAGGGCCTGCTGGATCTGGATGTGCCTACCGTTACCGGCAAGACGCTGGGCGAGAACATCAAGGGCGCACACATCCTGAACGACAAGGCCATCCGTCCCATTGACAACCCCTATTCCCAGACCGGCGGCCTGCAGATCCTGTGGGGCAACATTGCACCGGACGGCTGTGTGGTCAAGCGCAGCGCCGTGGCCCCCGAGATGCAGCAGCATTCCGGACCGGCCCGCGTGTTCAACAGCGAGGACGAGGCCATTGCCGCCATCTACGCGGGCAAGATCGTCCCGGGCGATGTGGTGGTCATCCGCTACGAAGGCCCCAAGGGCGGCCCCGGCATGCGTGAGATGCTGAACCCCACCTCCGCACTGGCCGGCATGAAGCTGGACAAGACAGTGGCCCTCATCACCGATGGCCGCTTCTCCGGCGCAAGCCGCGGTGCAGCCATTGGCCATGTGAGCCCGGAGGCTGCTTCCGGCGGCCCCATCGGCCTGATCGAGGAGGGCGATACCATCAACATTGATATCCCCAATGCCTCCATCACGCTGGAGGTCAGCGACGAAGTCCTGGCCCAGCGCAAGGCAAAGTATGTTGCACCCGAACCCAATATCAAGACCGGCTGGCTCAGCCGCTATGCACGCATGGTCACCAGTGCAAATCTGGGCGCCGTGCTGAAGTAA